The following coding sequences lie in one Oncorhynchus gorbuscha isolate QuinsamMale2020 ecotype Even-year linkage group LG10, OgorEven_v1.0, whole genome shotgun sequence genomic window:
- the LOC124045590 gene encoding kelch repeat and BTB domain-containing protein 12-like has translation MDPQVMVPGQAEHGLLLLGQLERMWGARELTDVVLLAEGIPFPCHRVVLSAFSPYFQAMFTCGLRETRGGEVPLRDTPAQSLELLLGYMYRAQLPLSHDNTQGVAAAAFLLHIDGAFRLCQSYMLDSMDTSNCVGLYHWARDLGAAVLADLALRYLCRHFAQVCQEEEVLELDAQSLGGLLGSDDLNVTQEESVLELVLRWVEKRRGDEQSEAQAVELLRRVRLELIDPNFLRRARRRNPVLLRDAECFGMIDAALQTSYLSVAAAPPRPTLRYGMETTELLLCLGGTDEGGVPARRGGQADLSLCFAPQARRTYYIPSPVKGTGTITAGAVTRDNSIVVAVEEEDEHRTKRLGMYRYDRSCEGSWEELCWVGYRDMYALAALGDALYLLGGQMKVRNHYIITNSVERWSLRRGGSWLSFAPLPLPLACHCVVSLKDHLYVLGGWTPQSDRPDDEPDRLSSRVFQFDPGKDRWIECENMRYSRYRCGVATLNGEIYMLGGIGCEGEDRGQSRRCLSSVEIYNPEEDTWRSGPTLPTALLSLRTNASNIGEVDGKLYLCGYYKGAGRHEIITKEILELDPKDNVWTVVERRAAMHDSYSVCLVANLNPRDLSTPSSDH, from the exons ATGGACCCCCAGGTGATGGTGCCTGGTCAGGCTGAACATGGACTTCTTCTGCTGGGGCAGCTGGAGAGGATGTGGGGGGCCAGGGAACTGACTGACGTGGTTCTCCTGGCCGAGGGCATTCCATTCCCCTGCCACCGGGTGGTGCTATCCGCCTTCAGCCCTTACTTTCAG GCCATGTTTACCTGTGGTCTGAGGGAGACCCGTGGAGGTGAGGTGCCTCTCAGGGACACTCCTGCCCAGAGCTTGGAGCTGCTCCTGGGGTACATGTACCGCGCCCAGCTGCCTCTCTCCCACGACAACACTCAGGGAGTGGCTGCTGCTGCCTTCCTGCTGCACATAGACGGGGCATTCAG GTTGTGTCAGAGCTACATGTTGGACAGCATGGATACTTCCAACTGTGTAGGACTGTACCACTGGGCCAGAGACCTGGGGGCCGCTGTCCTGGCAGACCTGGCCCTGAGATACTTGTGTCGTCACTTTGCCCAG gTGTGTCAGGAAGAGGAGGTGTTGGAGTTGGACGCCCAGAGTCTGGGGGGTCTGCTGGGTTCGGACGACCTGAATGTGACCCAGGAGGAGAGCGTTCTGGAACTGGTGCTGCGCTGGGTGGAGAAGCGTAGGGGAGATGAGCAGAGTGAGGCCCAGGCCGTGGAGCTCCTCAGGCGGGTACGACTGGAGCTGATAGACCCCAACTTCCTCAGGAGGGCCAGGAGGAGAAACCCG GTATTGCTCCGGGATGCGGAATGCTTCGGGATGATCGATGCGGCTCTTCAGACTTCTTATCTCTCTGTGGCGGCTGCCCCTCCTCGCCCCACCCTGCGTTACGGGATGGAGACCACAGAACTGCTCCTCTGCCTGGGGGGGACTGATGAAGGGGGCGTCCCAGCCCGCCGGGGGGGTCAGGCTGACCTCAGCTTATGCTTCGCCCCCCAGGCCAGAAGGACGTACTACATCCCCTCTCCAGTGAAGGGGACAGGGACGATCACGGCAGGGGCGGTGACAAGGGACAacagcatagtggtggctgtagAAGAGGAGGACGAACACAGGACCAAAAGGCTGGggatgtacag GTATGATCGGTCTTGtgagggcagctgggaggagctATGCTGGGTGGGGTACAGGGACATGTATGCCCTGGCGGCACTAGGTGATGCTCTCTACCTGCTGGGGGGACAGATGAAGGTCAGGAACCATTACATCATCACCAACAGTGTTGAGAGGTGGTCGCTGAGAAGGGGCGGGTCCTGGCTGAGCTTCGCTCCTCTGCCTCTCCCATTGGCCTGTCACTGTGTGGTCAGCCTCAAGGACCACCTTTACGTGCTGGGGGGCTGGACGCCACAG TCGGACCGTCCAGACGATGAGCCAGACAGGTTGAGTAGCCGTGTGTTCCAGTTTGACCCAGGCAAGGACCGGTGGATAGAGTGTGAGAACATGAGATACTCACGCTACCGCTGTGGAGTCGCTACACTCAATGGAGAGATCTACATGCTAG GGGGTATAGGGTGTGAGGGGGAGGACCGTGGCCAATCTCGTCGCTGCCTGAGCTCAGTGGAGATCTACAACCCAGAAGAAGatacctggaggtcagggccaaCCCTCCCAACAGCTCTCCTCTCTTTACGAACCAATGCCTCCAACATTGGGGAGGTGGACGGCAAGCTGTACCTCTGTGGCTACTACAAGGGGGCAG GTCGCCATGAGATCATCACCAAGGAGATCTTAGAGCTGGATCCCAAGGACAACGTGTGGACGGTGGTGGAGCGTCGAGCAGCCATGCATGACAGCTACAGCGTCTGTCTGGTGGCCAACCTCAACCCCCGTGATCTCTCAACCCCGAGCTCTGACCATTGA